A single Tenacibaculum sp. 190524A02b DNA region contains:
- a CDS encoding response regulator, with translation MSLNILLVEDDEIEKLKFDRALKKLDLQHNVMKASNGEEALAKCKEVIPNLILLDLNMPKMNGLEFLSLLRADENLKFVPTVVFSTSNNHQDMINAYKIGIAGYVVKPLHYNDYVALIDKIINYWTVNELVTL, from the coding sequence ATGAGTTTAAATATTTTATTAGTAGAGGATGACGAAATAGAAAAGTTAAAGTTTGACAGAGCTTTAAAGAAGCTAGACTTGCAACACAATGTAATGAAAGCTAGTAATGGAGAAGAAGCTTTAGCGAAGTGCAAAGAAGTAATTCCTAATTTAATTCTTTTAGACTTAAATATGCCTAAAATGAATGGACTAGAATTTTTATCGCTTTTGCGTGCTGATGAAAACTTAAAATTTGTACCAACTGTAGTTTTTTCTACATCCAATAATCATCAAGATATGATAAATGCCTACAAAATAGGCATTGCGGGTTATGTTGTAAAACCATTGCATTATAATGACTACGTTGCCTTAATTGATAAGATTATTAATTACTGGACCGTTAATGAATTAGTTACTTTATAA